The following coding sequences lie in one Peribacillus frigoritolerans genomic window:
- a CDS encoding FecCD family ABC transporter permease, which yields MKSYKSFRLFNEKISFLMDKKAMIVIFLLFVVTSLVFVISTGVGEMNINPLSVLQVLFGGGAESDRLIIQSFRLPRIIVALLVGMGLAVAGGILQGMIRNPLASPDILGITGGATVAVVGFLAIFSDKNHSLTVSINWLPLAAFIGATVVALLVYSLAWKNGVPPIRLVLIGIGVMALMKALTTMMMILGPVYQASQANLWITGSVSNSTWNNIAVLAPWTILFLLIAFLYARNINLQELGDDLATGLGGHIQKQRFTLLMISTALIGGSTAFAGGIGFVGLMAPHMARRLVGSSFGVLLPTSALLGGILVMVADLIGRTLFSPLEIPAGVFTASIGAPYFIYLLYKTRNS from the coding sequence ATGAAGTCATATAAGAGCTTTCGTTTGTTTAATGAAAAAATATCATTCTTGATGGATAAAAAAGCCATGATCGTGATTTTCTTATTATTTGTAGTCACTTCACTAGTGTTTGTGATCAGTACTGGAGTGGGTGAAATGAATATAAATCCGCTAAGTGTCCTCCAGGTCCTTTTCGGAGGGGGAGCGGAGAGCGATCGGCTTATCATCCAATCTTTCCGCCTGCCTAGAATAATTGTTGCCCTGTTGGTGGGGATGGGCCTTGCTGTAGCTGGCGGAATCCTTCAAGGGATGATTCGGAATCCACTTGCTTCGCCTGATATCTTGGGAATAACGGGAGGAGCGACAGTGGCGGTCGTTGGATTCTTGGCCATTTTTAGCGATAAGAATCATTCATTGACGGTGAGCATCAACTGGCTGCCGTTAGCTGCGTTCATTGGGGCGACAGTCGTGGCCTTACTTGTTTATTCCTTAGCCTGGAAAAATGGAGTCCCCCCGATAAGGCTTGTATTGATCGGGATTGGGGTAATGGCTTTAATGAAAGCACTCACTACGATGATGATGATCCTTGGCCCAGTCTATCAAGCGAGCCAGGCAAACCTCTGGATCACGGGGTCAGTGTCTAACTCCACCTGGAATAATATCGCTGTTCTGGCACCATGGACGATTCTATTCCTGTTAATCGCCTTCCTGTATGCCAGAAATATTAATTTACAGGAGCTAGGCGATGACCTTGCAACGGGTCTTGGGGGACATATCCAAAAACAACGGTTTACATTATTGATGATCAGTACGGCCTTGATTGGTGGTTCCACAGCTTTTGCTGGAGGAATAGGTTTTGTGGGATTAATGGCCCCCCACATGGCCAGAAGGCTTGTTGGTTCTAGTTTTGGAGTTTTACTGCCCACTTCAGCTTTGCTTGGGGGCATCCTGGTCATGGTGGCGGATTTGATTGGACGGACCCTATTCTCACCTTTGGAAATACCGGCTGGTGTCTTCACAGCGAGCATCGGGGCACCATACTTCATTTATTTACTTTATAAAACGAGGAATTCGTAA
- a CDS encoding FecCD family ABC transporter permease has translation MLLKNSWQKWMGLFITILLLLFLLCSSIVYGYTDTTWKMAIDAFTDFNGTNEHIVIQSVRLPRALIASAIGASLAISGVLMQTLTKNPLASPDIFGVNAGAGLAVVTGVTVFGISNLQVFTWLSFIGAAIAAISIYMIGSMGRGGLTPMKLTLAGAAMTAMVASLTQGLLVSNEALLEQVLFWLAGSVSGRSLDNLVAVLPYLVVGWGLALIMSGKMNVLSMGEDVAKGLGLNIVFLKLVLGLAIILLAGGSVAVAGPIGFIGIVVPHLTRSVVGIDHRWLIPFSGLFGAVLLIAADVISRYILMPREVPVGVMTAIIGTPFFIYIARKGFSGR, from the coding sequence ATGTTATTAAAAAATTCATGGCAGAAATGGATGGGGCTGTTCATTACCATTCTTTTGCTGCTGTTTTTACTGTGCTCAAGTATTGTATACGGTTATACAGATACAACATGGAAAATGGCCATCGATGCTTTTACCGATTTCAATGGGACGAATGAACACATTGTCATTCAATCAGTCAGACTTCCGCGGGCCCTGATCGCTTCGGCAATCGGTGCAAGTTTGGCCATTTCGGGGGTGTTAATGCAAACGCTAACTAAAAACCCCCTCGCATCTCCAGATATATTCGGGGTCAACGCCGGGGCGGGATTGGCGGTTGTCACTGGGGTCACCGTTTTTGGAATAAGCAATCTTCAAGTATTCACATGGCTGTCATTCATAGGGGCGGCCATAGCCGCGATAAGCATATATATGATTGGAAGCATGGGACGAGGCGGCTTGACACCTATGAAGCTGACATTGGCTGGTGCAGCCATGACGGCCATGGTAGCTTCACTTACACAAGGTCTTCTTGTTTCCAATGAGGCTCTTTTAGAGCAAGTCCTATTCTGGCTTGCCGGATCCGTCTCCGGTAGAAGTCTGGACAATTTAGTTGCCGTCCTGCCTTATCTTGTCGTAGGCTGGGGCCTTGCATTGATCATGTCCGGTAAAATGAATGTGTTGTCCATGGGTGAGGATGTTGCAAAAGGTCTTGGATTGAATATAGTTTTTCTTAAGCTGGTTCTGGGGCTGGCAATCATCCTGCTCGCTGGCGGATCAGTGGCAGTTGCGGGTCCGATTGGCTTTATAGGAATCGTCGTTCCGCATCTTACCCGTTCCGTAGTAGGCATCGATCATCGCTGGCTGATTCCCTTCTCTGGACTTTTCGGGGCGGTGCTTTTGATTGCAGCCGATGTCATATCGAGGTATATCCTGATGCCTCGAGAAGTTCCGGTCGGAGTCATGACAGCCATAATAGGGACCCCATTCTTTATTTATATAGCTAGAAAGGGGTTCAGCGGTCGATGA
- a CDS encoding ABC transporter substrate-binding protein, with protein sequence MFRFKSLLTIFTIFAVFLLAACGNSDEKADGNKAEDKKEEKSYTIEHAMGTAELKETPKRVVVLTNEGTEALLALGIKPVGAVQSWLGDPWYDHIKDDMDGVEVVGVEHEVNLEKIASLKPDLIIGSKIRQEAVYDKLNAIAPTVFSETLRGDWKENFKLYAKALNLEEKGNEVIAEFDKQTEDLKAKLGDKVNQEVSIVRFMAGTTRIYYTDSFSGVIFDQLGFKRAEQQKELFTADNKLGNLAIEVGKEVIPKMDGDILFYFTYAPEGDKQALSTAKEWTNDPLWKNLDAVKNGNAHEVSDATWNTSGGVIAANKMLEDIEKIMLEK encoded by the coding sequence ATGTTTAGATTTAAGTCATTATTAACGATTTTTACAATATTTGCAGTCTTTCTTCTAGCAGCTTGCGGGAATTCGGATGAGAAAGCCGATGGAAATAAAGCTGAAGACAAGAAAGAGGAAAAAAGCTACACAATTGAGCATGCCATGGGTACTGCCGAGTTGAAAGAAACACCTAAAAGAGTGGTCGTTCTAACAAATGAAGGCACTGAAGCATTGCTTGCTTTAGGAATTAAACCTGTTGGTGCCGTTCAATCATGGCTTGGCGACCCTTGGTACGACCATATTAAAGATGATATGGATGGGGTCGAAGTTGTTGGTGTTGAACATGAAGTTAATTTAGAGAAAATCGCATCACTGAAGCCTGACTTGATTATCGGAAGCAAGATACGCCAAGAAGCTGTTTATGATAAATTAAATGCAATCGCCCCTACCGTTTTTTCGGAAACGCTAAGAGGAGATTGGAAAGAAAACTTTAAACTATATGCAAAAGCCTTGAACCTTGAAGAAAAAGGGAACGAAGTAATTGCAGAATTCGATAAACAAACAGAAGATCTTAAAGCTAAATTGGGTGATAAAGTAAATCAAGAAGTTTCCATTGTTCGTTTCATGGCTGGAACTACTCGTATTTATTACACAGATTCATTCTCTGGAGTGATTTTCGATCAATTAGGATTTAAACGTGCAGAACAACAGAAGGAACTGTTCACGGCAGATAATAAATTAGGCAACCTTGCCATTGAAGTTGGGAAAGAAGTCATCCCTAAAATGGATGGAGATATTCTATTCTACTTCACTTACGCTCCTGAAGGGGACAAACAAGCCCTAAGCACAGCAAAAGAATGGACGAATGATCCACTTTGGAAAAACCTTGATGCAGTCAAAAACGGAAATGCCCATGAGGTTAGCGACGCCACATGGAATACATCTGGCGGAGTTATTGCAGCTAATAAAATGCTTGAAGATATAGAAAAGATCATGCTTGAAAAGTAA
- a CDS encoding PDZ domain-containing protein, with product MTTDWLIACLMGLGKLFLHPLLYVSIAYCLFIGYLRVKRERHDFNTKIYSFSMELRSMLPQGLIWGLILSFLTLATGLAIPMAALFIMAVVTVLSMLSMKRRFVSPVYTVGLTFFILFFLYDRDIKLTLFQDALNQLDRSVYPTLVILIGLLLIAEGFLIVGNGSKKVSPQLEVSKRGQPIGVYVSQRVWLIPMFVMVPGGQLPVPFEWYPVFSIGDMSLSPIVLPILIGFKQKVHGTLPELAIRAQGKKVGALGIVITLLAAVGYWYPPLAIMTAVLAILGREFLHYSQKAMDQKLPFYFSKSKLGVQILGVIPQSPADKMGLQKGEVISKINGVVVREEEELYRALQINRAHCKLEVIDNNEQIRFVQRALFDGEHYELGLLFVDDQLKESGQVG from the coding sequence TTGACAACGGATTGGCTGATAGCATGCTTAATGGGATTAGGAAAACTCTTCCTTCATCCTTTGCTTTATGTTTCGATTGCCTATTGTTTATTCATCGGCTATCTTCGCGTTAAACGGGAACGCCATGATTTTAATACGAAGATCTACAGTTTTTCCATGGAGCTGCGTTCCATGTTACCTCAAGGATTGATATGGGGATTGATCCTTTCCTTCCTTACACTGGCTACTGGACTCGCCATTCCTATGGCGGCGCTGTTCATCATGGCAGTGGTAACGGTTTTGTCCATGCTATCCATGAAAAGGAGGTTTGTTTCCCCCGTTTATACGGTGGGACTCACCTTCTTTATCCTTTTCTTTTTATATGATAGAGATATCAAGCTTACATTATTTCAGGATGCCCTTAATCAGCTGGATCGGTCCGTATATCCGACACTTGTCATTTTAATAGGGTTATTACTGATTGCTGAAGGGTTTTTGATTGTCGGCAACGGAAGTAAAAAGGTCTCTCCCCAGTTGGAGGTATCCAAGAGGGGACAGCCGATAGGTGTGTATGTTTCACAGCGAGTTTGGCTAATTCCCATGTTCGTTATGGTTCCTGGAGGACAACTTCCAGTGCCTTTCGAATGGTATCCGGTTTTTTCAATCGGGGACATGTCCCTGTCGCCGATCGTACTGCCCATTTTAATCGGCTTTAAGCAAAAAGTGCATGGGACGCTCCCTGAACTGGCCATTAGGGCGCAAGGCAAAAAGGTAGGGGCATTGGGAATTGTGATTACGCTTTTGGCGGCAGTGGGTTACTGGTACCCTCCATTGGCAATCATGACGGCTGTTTTAGCAATCCTCGGTCGTGAATTTCTGCATTATTCCCAAAAGGCAATGGATCAAAAGCTTCCTTTTTATTTTTCGAAAAGTAAGCTGGGTGTCCAGATCTTAGGCGTTATCCCTCAATCTCCGGCAGATAAAATGGGGTTGCAAAAAGGCGAGGTCATTTCGAAAATAAATGGTGTCGTCGTCAGGGAAGAAGAAGAGTTATACAGGGCGCTCCAAATAAACCGGGCACATTGCAAACTTGAGGTCATTGATAATAATGAACAGATTCGTTTTGTGCAAAGAGCTCTATTTGACGGGGAGCATTACGAATTGGGCCTCTTATTCGTAGACGATCAATTGAAGGAAAGCGGACAAGTGGGTTAA
- a CDS encoding S41 family peptidase: MVKKWVLPLAIIMSLAIGAVGGIYWTSLPAKNEAKDESQEITKDKEWAKVEQAYGLIVSQYVEQVDGSNLVEGAIQGMLSALKDPYSVYMDKETAKQFNETLDSSFEGIGTEIGMEDGKVIIVSPYKDSPAEKAGLKPKDQILKVNGESVEGLDLYETRLKIRGKKGSPVKMEIKRAGVDNPLEFNMVRAEIPLDTVFSSIKEVAGEQIGYIELTTFSEKTASDFKKQMKELEKKGIKGLVIDVRGNPGGLLSSVETILGEFITKDKPYLQIAERTGETQSFFTSLKKAKSYPIAVLTDKGSASASEILAGAMQEAGGYPLVGEKTFGKGTVQQAVPMGDGSKIKLTLYKWLTPSGNWIHKKGIEPTIKVKQPEYFDAHQLAIEKVLQRDMNDEQIQYAQSILKGLGFEPGREDGYYDWSTEIAVKAFQKQFGLEVTGKLDAKTAAHLESAILEKIQDEDNDIQLRTALNYLVK, encoded by the coding sequence ATGGTCAAAAAATGGGTACTTCCTCTAGCAATCATCATGTCACTAGCCATTGGAGCAGTGGGGGGCATATATTGGACAAGCCTTCCGGCCAAGAATGAAGCAAAGGATGAAAGTCAGGAAATAACGAAGGATAAGGAATGGGCAAAAGTGGAACAAGCTTACGGTTTGATCGTAAGTCAGTATGTAGAACAGGTGGACGGCTCCAACCTGGTGGAGGGTGCCATCCAAGGCATGCTGTCAGCGCTGAAAGATCCTTATTCCGTATATATGGACAAGGAGACCGCCAAGCAATTCAATGAAACCCTGGACTCCTCTTTTGAAGGGATCGGGACTGAAATCGGAATGGAAGATGGTAAGGTCATAATTGTTTCTCCTTACAAAGACTCGCCTGCAGAAAAAGCTGGATTAAAGCCGAAAGATCAAATCCTTAAGGTGAATGGTGAAAGTGTAGAAGGTTTGGATCTGTATGAAACACGCCTGAAAATCCGCGGCAAAAAAGGATCTCCCGTCAAAATGGAAATAAAGCGAGCAGGGGTGGACAATCCACTTGAATTCAATATGGTGCGTGCCGAAATTCCATTGGATACCGTATTTTCATCAATTAAAGAAGTTGCCGGAGAACAAATCGGTTATATCGAGTTGACCACATTCTCGGAAAAGACTGCGTCTGATTTTAAAAAGCAGATGAAAGAACTGGAAAAGAAGGGAATTAAGGGCTTGGTCATAGATGTACGAGGCAACCCAGGTGGCCTTCTTTCTAGTGTGGAAACGATTCTTGGCGAGTTTATCACAAAAGACAAGCCTTATTTGCAAATTGCAGAAAGAACGGGTGAAACACAATCGTTTTTTACAAGCCTTAAGAAAGCGAAAAGTTATCCCATTGCCGTCTTGACGGATAAAGGCAGCGCCTCAGCCTCGGAAATCCTGGCCGGAGCGATGCAAGAGGCGGGAGGCTATCCATTGGTAGGCGAGAAGACCTTCGGGAAAGGCACAGTACAGCAAGCTGTACCAATGGGTGATGGCAGCAAGATTAAACTTACGTTATATAAGTGGCTGACGCCTTCAGGAAACTGGATCCATAAAAAGGGGATCGAACCAACAATCAAAGTGAAACAACCGGAGTATTTTGATGCCCATCAGCTGGCTATTGAGAAGGTGTTGCAAAGGGATATGAATGATGAACAAATCCAGTATGCCCAAAGCATTCTGAAAGGACTTGGATTTGAACCGGGCCGTGAGGATGGATATTATGATTGGAGTACAGAAATCGCAGTAAAAGCATTCCAAAAACAATTTGGCCTGGAAGTGACTGGTAAGCTTGATGCTAAAACCGCAGCACATCTGGAATCCGCCATTCTGGAAAAGATCCAGGATGAAGATAATGATATTCAGTTACGCACGGCTTTGAATTATTTAGTTAAATAA
- a CDS encoding murein hydrolase activator EnvC family protein — protein MKKNIIAMNASIMIGLGSILAAPSVYAESISDLEKQKESIQEKRSGVESNISDTEKKIDNLQDKQMTAEDQIAAIEAKIEESAKKIDAKNAEITQTKKEIEALKEEIKVLKERIAKRNEILKERALSFQETGGDVNYLEVLFGSSSFGDLVDRVGAVATIAEADRDILKQHELDKKDLEEKQNAVETKLASLEVAKAELLEIQKQQKQQKQEKDALVKKLKQQTEKHEHEKMGLEEEKANLAAQEKAIKSAISLEHQRQAELEAARKKAAAEAKKRAEQEAAQAAAQAASQASESKKQSTSSGYSAKSNSSSSSSQSSSNVSQAPAPTPAVSSGTFTRPSAGYVSSTMGERWNKQHAGIDIAASGTVPIVAAADGVVSRSYFSSSYGNVIFVTHSIGGQQWTTVYAHLSSRQASEGAVVAKGQQIGIMGNTGHSFGQHLHFELHKGAWNYSKSNAVNPLNYIPN, from the coding sequence GTGAAAAAAAATATCATTGCCATGAATGCCTCCATCATGATCGGGTTGGGAAGCATTCTAGCGGCACCTTCGGTTTATGCTGAGTCGATTTCGGACTTAGAAAAACAGAAAGAATCTATCCAGGAAAAACGTTCGGGTGTTGAATCGAATATTTCTGACACGGAAAAGAAAATCGATAACCTGCAGGATAAGCAAATGACAGCAGAAGACCAAATCGCTGCCATTGAAGCGAAAATTGAAGAGTCCGCAAAAAAAATCGATGCTAAAAATGCTGAAATTACACAAACGAAAAAAGAAATCGAGGCATTGAAAGAAGAGATTAAAGTATTAAAAGAGCGGATCGCCAAACGTAATGAAATATTGAAGGAAAGGGCACTTTCTTTCCAGGAGACTGGCGGGGACGTGAACTACCTTGAAGTATTATTTGGATCATCCAGTTTTGGGGATTTAGTTGACCGTGTCGGAGCTGTAGCGACAATCGCTGAAGCGGACCGTGATATTTTAAAGCAGCATGAGCTGGATAAAAAGGATCTGGAAGAAAAGCAAAATGCCGTTGAAACGAAGCTTGCCAGTTTAGAAGTGGCAAAAGCTGAACTATTGGAAATTCAAAAGCAACAAAAACAGCAGAAGCAAGAAAAGGATGCTTTAGTTAAGAAATTAAAACAACAAACTGAAAAGCATGAACATGAGAAGATGGGTCTAGAGGAAGAAAAAGCGAATCTTGCTGCTCAAGAAAAAGCCATCAAATCTGCCATCAGCTTAGAGCATCAACGTCAAGCCGAATTGGAAGCAGCGCGTAAAAAAGCGGCAGCTGAAGCGAAAAAACGTGCAGAGCAAGAAGCTGCACAAGCGGCTGCACAAGCAGCATCACAAGCATCCGAATCAAAAAAACAATCCACTTCTTCAGGATATAGTGCAAAAAGCAACAGTTCATCATCATCTTCACAATCTTCGTCTAATGTAAGTCAAGCGCCAGCGCCTACGCCTGCAGTATCATCGGGTACTTTCACTAGACCAAGTGCAGGATATGTATCTTCAACAATGGGTGAACGATGGAATAAACAGCATGCCGGCATCGACATCGCTGCTAGCGGAACGGTTCCAATTGTAGCTGCAGCCGACGGAGTCGTAAGCCGTTCTTACTTCTCAAGTTCATACGGTAACGTCATCTTCGTCACCCATTCGATCGGCGGTCAGCAATGGACTACTGTGTATGCACACTTAAGTTCGAGACAAGCAAGCGAAGGTGCTGTAGTTGCCAAAGGTCAACAAATTGGCATCATGGGTAACACAGGACATTCATTCGGTCAGCATTTACACTTTGAGCTACATAAAGGGGCATGGAATTATAGCAAGTCAAATGCTGTTAATCCATTAAACTATATACCTAATTAA
- the ftsX gene encoding permease-like cell division protein FtsX, which produces MKFRTLLRHFRESFKNIGRNGWMTFASVSAVTVTLTLVGVFLVLMMNLNHIAGNVEKDVEVRAHIDNAANDDDIKTIGKQIMEINGIESVIFSPKDEELTNLIDDLGDNGEAFKPFEQDNPLRDVYVIKTKSPQDVIKVAKKIEGMEYIQSVKYGQGYVEKLFSFVNIARNIGIVLIVGLLFTAMFLISNTIKITIVARRKEIEIMRLVGATNTFIRWPFFLEGLWLGVLGSIIPIGLIAVLYYNLYKYAAPQITFKFIDFLPANPFIYQVSAILIVIGAVIGIWGSLMSVRKFLKV; this is translated from the coding sequence ATGAAATTTAGAACATTGCTCCGTCACTTCCGTGAAAGTTTTAAAAATATTGGCCGTAATGGTTGGATGACGTTTGCTTCAGTCAGTGCAGTAACGGTCACTCTAACTTTGGTTGGCGTCTTTTTAGTGCTCATGATGAATTTAAATCATATCGCGGGAAATGTGGAGAAAGATGTCGAAGTTCGTGCACATATTGATAATGCGGCGAATGATGACGATATAAAAACTATTGGTAAGCAAATTATGGAGATAAACGGCATTGAATCAGTGATTTTCTCTCCAAAAGACGAAGAACTTACTAATTTAATAGATGATTTAGGAGATAATGGTGAGGCGTTTAAACCATTTGAACAGGATAACCCATTAAGGGACGTTTATGTTATCAAAACGAAATCTCCGCAAGATGTCATCAAGGTGGCAAAAAAAATCGAAGGTATGGAGTATATCCAAAGTGTTAAATATGGACAAGGCTACGTCGAGAAACTATTCAGCTTTGTTAATATTGCTAGAAACATAGGGATCGTACTTATTGTAGGATTACTATTTACTGCAATGTTCCTGATTTCGAATACGATTAAAATTACCATTGTAGCCAGAAGAAAAGAAATTGAGATCATGAGATTGGTAGGAGCAACGAATACATTCATCCGTTGGCCATTCTTCTTGGAGGGACTGTGGTTGGGAGTCCTCGGTTCCATCATTCCGATAGGTCTGATTGCAGTACTCTACTACAATCTTTATAAATATGCAGCACCGCAGATTACGTTCAAATTCATCGATTTCCTGCCTGCAAATCCGTTTATTTATCAAGTTTCGGCCATCCTCATCGTAATTGGAGCCGTTATCGGCATATGGGGCAGCTTGATGTCCGTCAGGAAGTTCCTGAAAGTATAA
- the ftsE gene encoding cell division ATP-binding protein FtsE produces MIEMIDVKKTYPNGVIAINGINVKIKPGEFVYVVGPSGAGKSTFIKMMYREEKPTSGNILVNGLSLPSIRNSKVPLFRRNIGMVFQDFKLLQTFTAYENVAFAMEVIEKEPEEIKKRVMEVLDLVGIKHKARMLPSELSGGEQQRVAIARSIVNDPKVVIADEPTGNLDPETSWEIMNIFEEINKRGTTLVMATHNRDIVNNIKRRVIAIESGKIVRDEHRGDYGYEI; encoded by the coding sequence ATGATAGAAATGATAGATGTGAAAAAGACATATCCAAATGGCGTAATTGCCATTAATGGAATCAATGTGAAAATAAAGCCAGGCGAGTTCGTTTATGTAGTGGGTCCGAGCGGTGCCGGAAAATCGACCTTCATCAAAATGATGTATAGGGAAGAAAAGCCTACAAGCGGTAATATTTTGGTCAATGGCCTTAGCCTGCCAAGTATCCGCAATTCGAAAGTTCCTCTATTCCGCCGTAATATCGGTATGGTATTCCAAGATTTTAAACTCCTTCAAACATTCACTGCATATGAAAATGTTGCTTTTGCCATGGAAGTTATTGAAAAGGAACCAGAAGAAATCAAAAAGAGAGTCATGGAAGTCCTTGATCTGGTCGGCATTAAACATAAAGCAAGAATGCTTCCTTCCGAGTTATCTGGCGGGGAACAGCAAAGGGTTGCAATAGCCCGTTCGATCGTCAATGACCCCAAGGTAGTCATAGCCGACGAGCCTACAGGTAATCTTGATCCCGAAACATCATGGGAAATCATGAACATATTCGAAGAAATTAATAAACGCGGAACTACACTTGTCATGGCAACTCATAATAGGGACATCGTCAACAATATTAAACGACGTGTCATTGCCATTGAAAGTGGAAAAATAGTTCGCGATGAACATCGAGGTGATTACGGATATGAAATTTAG
- the cccB gene encoding cytochrome c551 has translation MKMKWFALVLGTSLALAACGGNDDAADKEPASENNETTTAGAGDAAKIYENKCSSCHAVNLEGGVGPNLTKVGSKLSKADIEKVIANGQGGMPPGIIQGKEASMVAEWLAGHK, from the coding sequence ATGAAAATGAAGTGGTTCGCCTTAGTTTTGGGTACTTCTTTGGCCTTGGCTGCATGCGGTGGGAACGATGATGCTGCAGATAAAGAGCCTGCAAGTGAAAATAATGAAACGACTACGGCAGGTGCCGGTGATGCCGCAAAAATTTATGAAAACAAATGTTCAAGTTGTCATGCAGTGAATCTTGAAGGAGGCGTAGGACCGAATTTAACGAAGGTCGGTTCCAAGCTATCAAAAGCAGATATTGAAAAAGTCATAGCGAATGGCCAAGGTGGAATGCCACCAGGTATAATCCAGGGCAAGGAAGCAAGCATGGTCGCTGAATGGCTTGCTGGACATAAGTAA
- a CDS encoding YitT family protein, whose product MKKRYREQRHPLIQKLTEYGLVIVGSSIIAIGFNVFLLPNQVASGGVSGISTILDSTLGWEPAYVLWGFNIPLFIAGLIILGRHFGAKSLIGTLFLPLVVFLTKDWDAWTNDALLGSICGGMMVGLGLGIVFRGKGSTGGTDLAAQIFHKYTHLSLGTCVAVIDGIIVLSAAIVFDIEKGLYALIGLYVTSKTIDLVQIGLNRSKMSLIITNKEMEVRDAIIHELDRGVTGISGYGGYTDDTRPILMCVIDQSEFTKLKQLVKLVDPKAFVIVMDASEVLGEGFKLD is encoded by the coding sequence ATGAAGAAAAGATACCGGGAGCAGAGGCACCCTTTAATTCAAAAGTTAACGGAGTATGGATTGGTGATTGTCGGTTCATCCATAATTGCCATTGGTTTTAATGTATTCTTACTGCCTAACCAGGTCGCATCTGGCGGGGTCAGCGGGATTAGCACGATTCTCGATTCAACTCTCGGTTGGGAGCCAGCCTACGTTCTTTGGGGTTTTAATATCCCTTTATTCATTGCGGGGCTCATTATCCTTGGAAGACATTTCGGAGCCAAAAGCCTGATTGGAACCCTGTTTCTGCCATTAGTGGTATTTCTGACAAAGGATTGGGATGCTTGGACGAATGATGCATTGCTTGGTTCGATTTGCGGGGGGATGATGGTCGGACTTGGGCTGGGGATCGTCTTTCGCGGGAAGGGTTCCACAGGGGGGACCGATTTGGCGGCACAGATTTTCCATAAGTATACCCATCTGTCATTGGGAACCTGTGTGGCAGTCATTGATGGAATCATCGTTTTAAGTGCTGCCATCGTTTTCGATATTGAAAAAGGGCTTTATGCATTGATTGGATTGTATGTGACAAGCAAGACGATCGACCTCGTCCAGATTGGATTGAACCGTTCGAAGATGTCACTGATCATCACGAATAAAGAAATGGAAGTAAGGGATGCTATCATACATGAGCTGGACCGGGGTGTGACAGGCATATCCGGGTATGGCGGCTATACGGATGATACTCGTCCAATTTTGATGTGCGTAATAGACCAGTCGGAATTCACCAAATTGAAACAATTGGTGAAACTCGTTGACCCTAAAGCGTTTGTAATTGTAATGGACGCATCGGAGGTACTTGGGGAGGGTTTTAAACTGGATTGA